The Paenibacillus sp. 481 DNA window ACTCCAGACATAATCGGTATCCAGATCTGGCTTACCTAGAACACGTACAGCAGCCGAATCGTTGTCGCCGACCTTTAACTCACTTATTCCCGTCGATATCCCATTGCCGGACACCTCAATGAAGGCGACTTCCCCGTTTGTACTGCATCCGAAGGCGAAGCCATCATACTCCATAACCTCAATGGGGTCGGTATCATCCATCGTATACTTGTCCGTTGGCTCTCCCCAACGCTTAATCACATCTTCACTCGACTCATAAAGAGCGATCCCTTTTAGTTTCGGGTCGTTACGATTCCATGGCTGCCCTTGCTTATCAGCACCAGCTTGTTGTGGCTGTTGTGTTTGATTCGGGGAAGCGATAACGGTCTGTTCATTGTCTTTGTTGGCTGCTTTGTCTTTAGCAGGCTGTTTATGCTCGCTGCTACCTGTTAACGGAAGTTCCGTGTCCGTTGACGTCTTGCTTTCTATAATTGAAGTGCAACCGAGCAGCAAAAATGTCATAAATGTAAATACGATTACAGCATTAATGTGCGGGTAAGTGGCTGGTCGTTGCATCTCCTGTCCCTCCTTCACCGCCACGCGGCGGACTAAGAACATATTACCCTGTCTGTCTGTGGTGAATCAAACGTGAGTATGTATAATGTTGATTAACACGTGCAGGTTTATGTTAGCTGTGCGATTTTTAACAGCTTCTTGTATAGTTAGACGTGGTAATAAGCTAAAGGTTGCACGATGTTGAATGATTTGCCTCCTTTTCTCATTCCGAGCATTTAGCATATAATAAATATTAAGTCAGGAGAGGGGGCGTTGAAATGGTTCAAGAACCTACGGCTCAATACTTGGAACAAAAAGTGACCGAAGCAAAAGTGCATTTTGAGCGCGCGCTCGCATGCAAGCATACAGAATTTGACGATTTGTACCCCTATATGATTGAACACCCACAGTTTTTTTGGTACAAAAGGTATGTTGCTTGGTCTGAACTGTTAACTGTGGTGAAGCTGTGCAATGAGTTAAAGGTCACGTGGGAAGAGCAGTTCACGAGTCAGCAAGTGAACTACATCCAAAAGCGCGTTATGTCTGCAAAAGTGCTCGATTATTGGTTTGAAACGAACGATTCCAAGGAACATGTAGGGTAGAGGTTAAGGTTGTTGAGAATGTTAAGGGTGAGTAGTTGAGAGGTTGGGCTTCGATTAAGGCGCTGTTCTTAGTTGTGAATAGGTATTTGACTCAACTTACACTTGTGTGTTGCGGGACCTGTAGCGGAGGCACAGGTCCCGTTGTCCATATAGATTGGACAACTTAGACAATTCGTAATGCTTGCATTTACGTGCATATATAAATAATGTTATATAATTGGTTTATAAGAAGACATGATGAGAAAGGATGAAGCGGAATGATCAGTGAAGAACAATTGGACGAGTACCGTCTAGCAGGGACGTTTGTACGTGTCGTTCGCGATACGTTGCAAATAAATGATGTCAGAGGTTTCGTCGTCGCATGGGACGATGAGACCGTCATGATTCGGAAGCGTAGTCGCCGTGTCGTAAAGCTGAAACGCATCTATAGCATTCAACCAGCTGCTGAACCGAGAATGCAGCCTGAACACCTGCACCTTGAGGAATTTGAGAAACTTGAGGAACTTGATTCATAGTTCGGATGAGTTAGAAGCTGTATGGTTATCCTAGGTACGTATGAACAATAACGAAAATGATTTGTGATCGCGAATTACTGCGATTTACGAATCGAAGGAGGAAGTTCATGTCGACCCATGATAACAAAGTACAAGCTTATAAACAGGAGATAGCCCACTTGGAAGCAACGCTGCCTGAGGTTGTGCGTGCCTATCATGCCTTCACAGGCACGTGCTTTCATGCAGGAGCATTAGATCAGAAGACGAAGCAGCTTATTGCGCTTGGCATCGGGTTGTTTGCCAACAACGAAGTGTGCACGCTATTTCACGTACGTGAAGCGAAGCAAAAGGGAGCTTCCGAAGCTGAAATCATGGAAGCTGTCGCCGTGGCTTCGGCCATCGGCGGGGGACATGTCCTTTCACAAGGCGTTACGCGGGTGCAGCGCGCTCTAAGTGAAACCTAATGCTTCATTGAAGCGGGAACCCATTATCTCAATTAAAATGAAAAAAATTCAGCATCTATATTGACGTCGGATCATAGGCATGGTAATATAATTCTTGTCGCTAGGTAATGGCGATAACGTAATGAAAGTTACTTATATGATTTGCATTCATGGCGGAATTGGCAGACGCGCTAGATTCAGGTTCTAGTGCCCGCAAGGGCGTGGAGGTTCGAGTCCTCTTGAGTGCACCATACTTATTTAAACGACAACCCTTGTGCAGCAAGGGTTTTTTTGTTGTGCGGGTAACCGTTGCGATGATAGATATAGGATTAGGGAAAAAGTGATTGATTAAACGAAACGAAACGAAACTACCAATTCAAAATATAACTCCCCGATGAGTACGTAGTGTTTCTTTATTGTTGTAAATGGAGCAGCAGCTGAAAGGGGGGCTTTGTATATCTTGTATGTGATGTACAGACATGCAGAAGTGTCGTCGAAGGAAAGAACCCTTACGGCGCTTTATTTTTCCTAGCGATGGCGTTCTTATTTAAACGCTGGTTTCTCCGTAATCGCCTGCAATCATCGGAGCAGGTTTTTGTTAAGGCGTGTCCTTCTGTTATTTTATTACCGCACCAATCGCACATCGGTCGATGTAATCGATTCTTCATGTTGAGGGCTTTACTAATTGCCTCTTTATTCGCATGATAAAATACAAACCTACGACGCGCGTCATGCTCTACATAATGAAACGGTTGACAGTCCTGACAGAACCGCTGAGCTGGGCCATAAACGGTATAGTTGCAGCCACATCGCTCACACCGATCTATACCGCCGAGCGTTCGAGCGATACCCTCGCGGATGTTCTGTAAGTGCCTCTCTTTATTTTCTCGCCTTACACTTATTTTGCAGGCAGGGCAGTATTGTGCCCGATGGTCTCCATTAAATATTCCGCTGCACCGTCTACAATTAAGCCGTTTTATCATTCTTGTTTCCTCTCCATATGTATTTCTCGATATTTTCACGAGATATTGTCCAGGTGATGAATATCATAGCTGATATATCACCTTTTTTTGAGCGAACATTTGCGAACATGACCTAAATTGTTGAAAAAATTACGGAAGATTAAGATGTTTACAACTAACCTTATCAACGCTATGATCTATCTCGGCTATTGAATAATTGAAGTGCTTAAGGCACTATTAGCTTGAGGTGTTTGCATCGAGCGACATTTTAGAGCAAATACTGTGAGTTCAGGCGTAGCAAGGGAATTCAGCGTTTTTTTAAAAACTAAATTTTCCTTACTAGAGGTTTGATGCAAAACGGAGATTTGGAGTATAGTATGAATGTAGACATAGCAAGGGCTGAGAGCTTGTAGCAACACAGGGTTTTATATGAACGTAGTGGGTTATAAAGGTATTTAACATAATCAGATATATCCAAAATCACAAGTTTTATATGAACGTAGTGGGTTATAAAGTGCTGTGTGTCTATGATGACGCCATTGACAGAGCCTTCGGGTTTTATATGAACGTAGTGGGTTATAAAGTCGATAGTCTGTCCGGTTGCTTTTAGTGTACGTATAAGTTTTATATGAACGTAGTGGGTTATAAAGAGTCCAGCGATAAGCGAGTTCATACCATCCCAAAATGGTTTTATATGAACGTAGTGGGTTATAAAGAGAGAATCAAATAAAGAAGGAAACTGAATCAATGAAGTTTTATATGAACGTAGTGGGTTATAAAGTTGGAAGCAAGCCACACACGGCTATCCAATCCGTAGTTTTATATGAACGTAGTGGGTTATAAAGTATTCTCCCAGTAGACCGTCAACGCTAAATGACAGGTTTTATATGAACGTAGTGGGTTATAAAGCATCAAGGGAGTATTTGACGCCGCAAACGGAGTGTTGTGGTTTTATATGAACGTAGTGGGTTATAAAGATTGAGATGGAATGTGTGGTAATGGCCGACGATCCGTTTTATATGAACGTAGTGGGTTATAAAGGATCTTAGATGCTAGCGATGCCCACGATTCATCGACGTTTTATATGAACGTAGTGGGTTATAAAGTTGTTCCGAAGAACTTTCCTTACGGCAGATACAGCGGTTTTATATGAACGTAGTGGGTTATAAAGCCATTTCCAGTGCTTCGAAAATACTAATTGCATGATCGAGTTTTATATGAACGTAGTGGGTTATAAAGTTTGTAACATGTAAATAAATTCGTTTTGTTATTTCGTTTTATATGAACGTAGTGGGTTATAAAGTTTGTTTATGATCGAGACTGTTATTGACGAAGTAATGTTTTATATGAACGTAGTGGGTTATAAAGGTCGGATATCACGCATCGTCACGTAACGGTCACGCTCCCGTTTTATATGAACGTAGTGGGTTATAAAGTCGTGTATGCGGAGCTTTTATCGTTAGTGACTTGCGGTTTTATATGAACGTAGTGGGTTATAAAGGCTCTTTCAGCAAATTTACTTCTCCTTGTGTGTGAGTTTTATATGAACGTAGTGGGTTATAAAGTGGAATCATTCATTGAATTTCGCAAGAAGATTA harbors:
- a CDS encoding DNA uptake lipoprotein, with translation MQRPATYPHINAVIVFTFMTFLLLGCTSIIESKTSTDTELPLTGSSEHKQPAKDKAANKDNEQTVIASPNQTQQPQQAGADKQGQPWNRNDPKLKGIALYESSEDVIKRWGEPTDKYTMDDTDPIEVMEYDGFAFGCSTNGEVAFIEVSGNGISTGISELKVGDNDSAAVRVLGKPDLDTDYVWSYKTDKSLLRLDLDPKTNRIQSVKLFPHEEAVS
- a CDS encoding carboxymuconolactone decarboxylase family protein, which produces MSTHDNKVQAYKQEIAHLEATLPEVVRAYHAFTGTCFHAGALDQKTKQLIALGIGLFANNEVCTLFHVREAKQKGASEAEIMEAVAVASAIGGGHVLSQGVTRVQRALSET